In the Aquimarina spinulae genome, AATTACCAAACTTAGTAGTATTCCTAAAAACACACCTAAAAACATAAAATATGATACTGGATTATGACGTATCGGGATTTTATCAATTATGTATTGAATACTTTCCATCAAATAAGATCATCTATTCTGTAATAAACTCAGTAAGTTTTTGAGGCCCTTCTAGGGGGACTCTAATGATTTTTAATGTCCCGTCTTCGGTAGTCGAAATTTGCCACTTCATTAAGGTGATACTACCATTTTCGATTTCTATTCCTGTAATAGATCTGGGGTGAACACAACTCCCATCATTAAATAGAGCTAGTTCTCCCGCTTCTGGAAATCGAGGTCTGTGAGTATGACCAATAATAGTTAACAAATTCTTGTTATTGGCAATCCATTTTTTGATTCTACGTTCTATTCGTATAGTTTCTTTGTAGTTTTTTGCAGGACTGGTTGGGTCTGCAATTCCTACTACCTGAAGAGGTTTCCATAAAACCCGTACAAGAAATCTATTTATTCTCCAGCCTATATAATTCATAAAATCTGCCTGGTGGCCATGAATCAGGAAAACTTCCTGCTCTGTATTCTTATGTTTCAATACAATAGCTTCATGGTATTTTATATCAGGAAACAAAGGAACTTCTTTATCTGTATCTGTTTTTTGATCAAAATAAGAACTAAGATGTTTTTTTACATATTTGGGATCTCGATACACCATATCATGATTACCCCAAATCAAATTCAATCTATAGTCTTCGTGAAATAATTGTAATAACTCGTATATATCTTTATGTGCTCTAAATATGGTTTCGAAACTTAAATTCTCCCAAAGTTCATCTCCATCACCTAATTCACAATAGGTAAATCCTTCGGTATAATAATGTTTTAAAGCATGGAAATAAATATTGCGATTATTAGCAAACTCATCTGCAAAACTATTATCTCCCCGGTGACAATCACTAAAAAAGATAAACTTAGATGTATCATCAAACGGAATTACTTTGGCATTTTTATAAGCACGATCCAAACGGGATTGAGAAGACATACACTACGTTTTTAGTAAATATACAATACTATATATTTTATTTGTGCTCGACTACCTAAAAAACATATAGTATTTTAATATTGGTTTGTATTTGATTTTTATTTTAGTTGTCGTGAATACATAGAGTTCTTTACGTATATCTTCAAGCATTTAGGCCCAGGATACCTGATTTATGTCATTTTTATTAGCAAATACTACTCCTATCTTTGAGTAACCTTGAAGCAGATTATTTATGACACGATCACTTCGCATAGTAGAAAGGACCAAAGCTTTTTTTACAGAGATAGGCGATTTGTCATATTTCTCAGGTCGTTTTTTTAAAGAAGTATTTACCAGGCCATTCGAGTTTCAGGAACTATTACGACAGTGCTATAATATGGGTAATCGTTCTTTACTTTTAGTTGGAGTAACCGGGTTTATTTTAGGGCTGGTTTTTACACTTCAGTCTCGACCTACTTTAATGGAATTTGGTGCAGAATCCTGGATGCCTTCTATGGTAGGGATTTCTATTGTAAGAGAAATCGGACCTGTAATTACCGCTCTTATTTGCGCAGGACGCATTGGTTCTGGAATCGGCGCCGAACTTGGATCTATGCGAGTAACAGAGCAAATTGATGCGATGGAGGTATCAGGAACAAACCCTTTTAAGTACCTTGTTGTTACTCGTATTACAGCAACAACCTTGATGCTTCCTATATTAATTATTTTTGGAGATGCAATTGCTTTATTTGG is a window encoding:
- a CDS encoding MlaE family ABC transporter permease yields the protein MTRSLRIVERTKAFFTEIGDLSYFSGRFFKEVFTRPFEFQELLRQCYNMGNRSLLLVGVTGFILGLVFTLQSRPTLMEFGAESWMPSMVGISIVREIGPVITALICAGRIGSGIGAELGSMRVTEQIDAMEVSGTNPFKYLVVTRITATTLMLPILIIFGDAIALFGSAIVENLKGAVSYQLYFNQVFDAIKYSDIIPATVKSFFFGYAIGLVGCYKGYYCKKGTAGVGEASNSAVVYTSMLLFVIDFVAVFLADIFFEI
- a CDS encoding metallophosphoesterase family protein, which codes for MSSQSRLDRAYKNAKVIPFDDTSKFIFFSDCHRGDNSFADEFANNRNIYFHALKHYYTEGFTYCELGDGDELWENLSFETIFRAHKDIYELLQLFHEDYRLNLIWGNHDMVYRDPKYVKKHLSSYFDQKTDTDKEVPLFPDIKYHEAIVLKHKNTEQEVFLIHGHQADFMNYIGWRINRFLVRVLWKPLQVVGIADPTSPAKNYKETIRIERRIKKWIANNKNLLTIIGHTHRPRFPEAGELALFNDGSCVHPRSITGIEIENGSITLMKWQISTTEDGTLKIIRVPLEGPQKLTEFITE